Proteins co-encoded in one Streptomyces roseochromogenus subsp. oscitans DS 12.976 genomic window:
- a CDS encoding sialidase family protein encodes MATAAAFLLVAAVGSATAAGEAQPVRPVSPGDPYAACDISGDGTGTNYPSAEDEPYVTVSPRDPRDAVGIFQQDRWSNGGARGLTATYTHDGRHFTETPLPFSHCAPGGLGYQRASDGWVSTGPDGTVYASGLVFDATDARNGVAASTSYDGGRTWMRTTPLIDDTQAQFSNDKNSVTADPVHPGVAYQVWDRIDEDDPAKIYDGPSYISVTHDGGRHWSTARPFVDTSVVPHSQTIGNVIVVDPRTDTLYDVFDWQTYDIDYTTGTFTPTDLHFAVVKSTDQGRTWSKPVTLAKDTSVPEADPNAPTDVTKSLRAGGDLPNVAIDPHTGELYVAYEGSDFSGGAYNSVELTHSTDGGRTWSAPQRVNQVASAPAFTPSISVDARGTVAITYYDLRYLTAGNTTTLPTAAWLLTFPRGAENRATERRISRVFDWLQAPYAGGHFLGDYEGLAADGRFAVRPLFVETNANAPQDSTDAYSGWFAVGADYGPFVMATATPRTAGPQGARPHRIVR; translated from the coding sequence GTGGCCACCGCGGCCGCGTTTCTGCTCGTCGCCGCTGTGGGCAGTGCCACGGCCGCGGGCGAAGCACAGCCGGTCCGTCCCGTCTCGCCCGGTGACCCCTACGCCGCCTGCGACATCAGCGGCGACGGCACCGGCACCAACTACCCCTCCGCGGAGGACGAGCCGTACGTCACTGTCTCCCCGCGCGACCCGCGCGACGCGGTCGGCATCTTCCAGCAGGACCGCTGGTCCAACGGCGGCGCCCGGGGCCTGACCGCCACGTACACCCACGACGGACGGCACTTCACCGAGACCCCGCTGCCGTTCTCGCACTGCGCGCCGGGCGGGCTCGGCTACCAGCGTGCGTCGGACGGTTGGGTGAGCACCGGCCCCGACGGCACGGTCTACGCCAGCGGCCTCGTGTTCGACGCGACCGACGCGCGCAACGGTGTGGCCGCCTCGACGTCGTACGACGGTGGACGCACCTGGATGCGGACGACTCCTCTGATCGATGACACACAGGCCCAGTTCAGCAACGACAAGAACTCCGTCACCGCCGACCCCGTCCACCCGGGCGTCGCCTACCAGGTCTGGGACCGCATCGACGAGGACGACCCCGCCAAGATCTACGACGGGCCCTCCTACATCTCCGTCACCCACGACGGCGGACGGCACTGGTCCACGGCCCGCCCGTTCGTGGACACCTCGGTCGTCCCGCACTCGCAGACCATCGGCAATGTCATCGTCGTCGACCCGCGCACCGACACCCTCTACGACGTCTTCGACTGGCAGACGTACGACATCGACTACACGACCGGCACCTTCACCCCCACCGACCTGCACTTCGCCGTCGTGAAATCGACCGACCAGGGCCGTACGTGGAGCAAGCCGGTCACCCTCGCCAAGGACACGTCCGTACCCGAAGCCGATCCCAACGCCCCCACCGATGTGACCAAGTCGCTCCGGGCGGGCGGCGACCTGCCGAACGTCGCCATCGATCCGCACACCGGTGAGCTGTATGTCGCCTACGAGGGCTCGGACTTCAGCGGTGGTGCCTACAACTCCGTCGAGCTGACCCACTCCACCGACGGTGGCCGGACCTGGTCCGCCCCGCAGCGGGTCAACCAGGTTGCCTCCGCACCCGCCTTCACACCCTCCATCAGCGTCGACGCACGTGGCACGGTCGCGATCACCTACTACGACCTGCGCTACCTCACCGCCGGGAACACCACGACCCTGCCCACCGCCGCCTGGCTGCTCACCTTCCCGCGCGGCGCGGAGAACCGGGCTACCGAGCGCCGTATCTCCCGGGTGTTCGACTGGCTCCAGGCCCCTTACGCCGGGGGGCACTTCCTCGGCGACTACGAGGGCCTCGCCGCCGACGGACGCTTCGCCGTACGGCCGCTGTTCGTCGAGACCAACGCCAACGCTCCGCAGGACTCGACGGACGCCTACAGCGGGTGGTTCGCCGTCGGCGCGGACTACGGCCCCTTCGTGATGGCCACCGCCACACCGCGCACGGCGGGACCTCAGGGAGCCCGACCGCACAGGATCGTCCGGTGA
- a CDS encoding TetR/AcrR family transcriptional regulator: MGVTRTPRAKWIEEGLRALAAGGPEAVRVESLAQALRVSKGGFYGYFANRGALLADMLDTWEREVTEKVIEQVERDGGDARARLERLFTVVASAGDGPATGVAVELAIRDWARHDEAVAQWLRQVDNRRMEYLRSLFGAFCPDEDEVEVRCLLTYSLRIGSHFIAADHSGRSREEVMWLARLRLLA, from the coding sequence ATGGGCGTGACACGCACGCCTCGCGCCAAGTGGATCGAGGAGGGGCTGCGGGCGTTGGCCGCCGGTGGCCCGGAAGCCGTCCGGGTCGAGTCGCTGGCGCAGGCGCTCCGCGTCAGCAAGGGCGGGTTCTACGGGTACTTCGCCAACCGGGGGGCGCTCCTCGCCGACATGCTCGACACGTGGGAGCGGGAGGTCACGGAGAAGGTGATCGAGCAGGTCGAGCGGGACGGTGGAGATGCCAGGGCCAGGCTTGAGCGGCTGTTCACGGTCGTTGCCTCGGCCGGTGACGGCCCGGCGACCGGCGTCGCCGTGGAGCTCGCGATCCGCGACTGGGCCCGGCATGACGAAGCCGTCGCACAGTGGCTCCGGCAGGTGGACAACCGGCGCATGGAGTACCTGCGTTCACTGTTCGGCGCCTTCTGTCCCGACGAGGACGAGGTCGAGGTCCGCTGCCTGCTCACCTACTCGCTGCGCATCGGCAGCCACTTCATCGCCGCCGACCACAGCGGCCGCAGCCGCGAGGAGGTGATGTGGCTGGCCAGACTGCGCCTCCTGGCGTAG
- a CDS encoding DUF2867 domain-containing protein, with product MRLPATAHTSRPWRIHEIAGDFHLEDVWALPTPGGRDDLPYLVRQFTSGDFVENSTSQVARLLFAVRWKLGALLGWDKPGTGVGGRVRTLHDRLPEDLRDAPRGPAFRGGTFTPLYLTRDEWAAEMANQTVHAVLHVGWVPDDSGGYRGQMAILVKPNGLFGALYMAAIKPFRYLGVYPALHRAIGRTWQANASERARADRGQQ from the coding sequence TTGAGACTCCCCGCAACCGCGCACACCTCCCGTCCCTGGCGGATCCACGAGATCGCCGGCGACTTCCATCTCGAGGACGTGTGGGCGCTCCCGACACCCGGCGGCCGCGACGACCTCCCGTACCTGGTCCGCCAGTTCACGAGCGGCGACTTCGTGGAGAACAGCACCTCCCAGGTGGCGCGCCTGCTCTTCGCGGTCCGCTGGAAACTCGGGGCACTGCTCGGCTGGGACAAGCCCGGCACCGGCGTCGGCGGGCGCGTGCGCACCCTCCACGACCGCTTGCCGGAAGATCTCCGCGACGCTCCCCGGGGACCTGCCTTCCGCGGGGGCACGTTCACGCCCCTCTATCTGACGCGGGACGAGTGGGCGGCCGAGATGGCGAACCAGACCGTGCACGCGGTGCTGCACGTCGGCTGGGTTCCGGACGACTCCGGCGGCTACCGCGGCCAGATGGCCATCCTGGTGAAGCCCAACGGGCTGTTCGGCGCCCTCTACATGGCAGCCATCAAGCCCTTCAGATACCTCGGGGTGTATCCGGCGCTGCACCGCGCGATCGGACGCACGTGGCAGGCCAACGCCAGCGAAAGGGCACGGGCTGATCGGGGGCAGCAGTAG
- a CDS encoding sensor histidine kinase: MDHARQRLAILHPRRSLGTVFALSFACVTAATTLLGGFLSYNAAARMVRVDQDGVFRGVVSDLHQQVAQRHLSPSDYFSASPDHDGPRDDLSRRIRTDVQVLGPAGRVEEHGYPVLPVRVADRAAASHATAGHTIYYKAEIEGDRYRVATVALGGGRGAVQVAQQYSDTEVLLRELQERTVELSATVIVVAGLAGWWLARRIAGRLVRLTRVAEDVARTGRLDTAVPVAGPDEVGRLGRAFDGMLGRLAASEEVQRRLVQDAGHELRTPLTSLQTNVALLDRIDRLPPQAKADLIADMKSETRELVNLVNELVELAAGDRDAEQPADTALSGVAEEAAALARRRTGREILVEADSTVVRARPAAIQRALTNLLENAAKFDQDGTEPVEVAIKGTRVEVRDRGPGIAEADLPRVFDRFYRADSARSLPGSGLGLAIVHAVAVTHGGTAFARNRPGGGAVIGFTLDPASRVERPPTTPTADSAATPR, encoded by the coding sequence ATGGACCACGCGCGACAACGGCTCGCCATCCTGCACCCCCGCCGCAGCCTGGGCACCGTGTTCGCCCTCTCGTTCGCCTGCGTCACCGCCGCCACCACCCTCCTCGGAGGCTTCCTGAGCTACAACGCGGCGGCGCGGATGGTGCGGGTCGACCAGGACGGCGTCTTCCGCGGCGTCGTCAGCGACCTGCACCAGCAGGTCGCCCAGCGACATCTGTCGCCGTCGGACTACTTCAGCGCCAGCCCCGACCACGACGGCCCCCGCGACGACCTCTCGCGCCGCATCCGTACCGATGTCCAGGTCCTCGGTCCCGCGGGCCGCGTCGAGGAACACGGCTACCCCGTGCTGCCGGTCCGCGTGGCCGACCGCGCCGCGGCCTCGCACGCCACGGCCGGCCACACCATCTACTACAAGGCCGAGATCGAGGGGGACCGTTACCGAGTCGCCACCGTCGCACTCGGCGGCGGGCGGGGCGCCGTACAAGTTGCCCAGCAGTACAGCGACACCGAGGTCCTGCTCAGGGAGCTGCAGGAACGCACCGTCGAGCTGAGCGCCACCGTCATCGTCGTGGCCGGCCTGGCGGGCTGGTGGCTGGCGCGCAGGATCGCCGGGCGGCTGGTCCGGCTGACGCGGGTCGCCGAGGACGTGGCCCGCACCGGTCGGCTGGACACGGCGGTCCCGGTCGCCGGGCCGGACGAAGTCGGCCGGCTGGGGCGGGCGTTCGACGGGATGCTGGGCCGGCTCGCCGCCTCGGAGGAGGTGCAGCGGCGGCTGGTGCAGGACGCCGGGCACGAACTGCGCACCCCGCTGACCTCGTTGCAGACCAACGTGGCCCTCCTGGACCGCATCGACCGGCTGCCGCCGCAGGCCAAGGCGGACCTGATCGCGGACATGAAGAGCGAGACCCGTGAACTGGTCAACCTCGTCAACGAGCTGGTGGAACTCGCGGCCGGCGACCGGGACGCCGAACAGCCCGCGGACACCGCGCTGAGCGGCGTGGCCGAGGAGGCGGCCGCCCTGGCCCGGCGCCGTACCGGCCGGGAGATCCTCGTCGAGGCCGACAGCACCGTCGTACGGGCCCGGCCCGCCGCGATACAGCGGGCGCTGACCAACCTGCTGGAGAACGCCGCCAAGTTCGACCAGGACGGCACCGAGCCGGTAGAAGTCGCGATCAAGGGCACGCGCGTGGAGGTGCGCGACCGCGGACCGGGCATCGCCGAGGCCGACCTGCCCCGTGTCTTCGACCGCTTCTACCGCGCCGACAGCGCCCGCAGCCTGCCCGGCTCCGGGCTGGGTCTGGCGATCGTGCACGCCGTCGCCGTCACCCACGGCGGCACCGCCTTCGCCCGCAACCGGCCCGGCGGCGGCGCGGTCATCGGCTTCACCCTCGACCCCGCCTCCCGCGTCGAACGCCCTCCTACGACGCCTACGGCCGACTCCGCCGCCACGCCTCGCTGA
- a CDS encoding DedA family protein, whose protein sequence is MELAVNVLDAQSMITAFGLAGILAIVFAETGLLVGFFLPGDSLLFLAGVGAAGAADQVFDRPGFHLSLPGLLVGAPLCAIAGAQLGHLLGARLGPKLFARPDSRLFKQEYVDKAEAYFTRYGAGKAVVLARFVPIVRTFLNPVAGVLGMRAGAFLIWNVVGGTAWTLGVILLGYRLGDSLKGSIDSYLLPAIGLIIALSLLPVLIEVVRSRRAASR, encoded by the coding sequence TTGGAGCTCGCTGTCAATGTGCTGGATGCCCAGTCGATGATCACCGCCTTCGGGCTGGCCGGCATCCTGGCGATCGTGTTCGCCGAGACCGGACTGCTCGTGGGCTTCTTCCTGCCTGGTGACTCCCTGCTGTTCCTGGCCGGGGTCGGTGCCGCCGGAGCGGCGGACCAGGTCTTCGACCGGCCGGGCTTCCACCTGTCCCTGCCAGGACTGCTGGTCGGTGCGCCGCTGTGCGCGATCGCCGGGGCGCAGCTCGGGCATCTGCTGGGAGCGCGGCTCGGACCGAAACTGTTCGCCCGGCCGGACTCGCGGCTGTTCAAGCAGGAGTACGTCGACAAGGCGGAGGCGTACTTCACCCGGTACGGCGCGGGCAAGGCGGTGGTGCTGGCGCGGTTCGTGCCCATCGTGCGTACGTTCCTCAACCCGGTGGCCGGGGTGCTGGGCATGCGGGCCGGGGCGTTCCTGATCTGGAACGTGGTCGGTGGCACGGCGTGGACGCTCGGGGTGATCCTGCTCGGCTACCGGCTCGGCGACTCCCTCAAGGGCAGCATCGACTCGTATCTGCTGCCGGCGATCGGGCTGATCATCGCGCTGTCGCTGCTGCCCGTGCTGATCGAGGTGGTCCGCTCCCGTCGCGCGGCCAGCCGCTGA